From the genome of Pseudomonas sp. FP453:
CAAAGGTCGCCTGGGTGGTTTTTTGGCGGGTGATCAGCAGGCGGGCAGGGCTGCCGGCGAGGTGTTCTGCCACGGCCAGCGCGGCGCTTTCGGCAATGCCGTAACAACCGGTATGGGTGAAGGCGACGACGGATTTGTGGCTCAAGCGGTCGGCATATATTGCCAACTGCGGCGCGGTGAAACAGTGCAGGGGTAGCTTCAACGCTGCGGCCAGGGCCAGCAATCCGGGCTCATCGCTTTTGCGGTCGATACTCGCCAACGCGGTGATGCGGTGACGCTCGATACCGCCCTCGGCGAGGGCGGAGTCAAGCAGGCCCAGCAGGGTCTGAACCTCACAACCCCGCTGGCAACCCAGGCC
Proteins encoded in this window:
- a CDS encoding cobalamin biosynthesis protein is translated as MTLVVGLGCQRGCEVQTLLGLLDSALAEGGIERHRITALASIDRKSDEPGLLALAAALKLPLHCFTAPQLAIYADRLSHKSVVAFTHTGCYGIAESAALAVAEHLAGSPARLLITRQKTTQATFALACAD